The Malus domestica chromosome 10, GDT2T_hap1 nucleotide sequence tgggctaaagcTAAAATTTCCGGGCTAaaatatttggcttttagcccaaccattggagatggtcttatggCGTGTTTACCAAACCGGAATGGAGGTAGAAGAAAGGGAATTGAATTCCCATCCAAGTGATTCCAGCGTTTACGAAATTTTGGGAATGAAAAAATTAGTGGGCTCCACCCAAAATCAGTAATCGAATTCCTGATATTCCCAGAATCCAAATACTGACTTGAAAGTGGTAATTGAATTCCGGAAGAAAGCCAACATCTGGAATCAAACTTCTCTACCAAAATTGCCTTCCCCTTCCATCTGCCTCCCACGATTCAACCACCCAAAGCACACACCCATCCCACCCTTAACCAAAGCAGACCACCGCACCACCTCCCAGACTACCAAGACCTATCACCCACTAGTGAAGCTACAGAGGAACAAGGAAGGGTGGCCGCCCCTCGGCTCGTTTGAAATCGCCACTGAAAGTCTGGATTCCGCCCCTCAGATCTTTCGAACTGCAAGAAACTGGGAATGCTTCTGGGTATGCTGCTTAGACGGAGAGAATGAGAAATAGCTagagagactgagagagagagagctagagAGAACGGACGGAGAGAACGAAGCGAAAAGGGActgaaaaaaatagaaaaaaaaaatgatgtacTCTGATGGTGTGCCAACCAATATATTCCAATATTTTCCAACGGGAAtggttaatattttaataaaactatacatacacatatatatatgtgtgtgtgtgtgtgtgtgtgtgtgtgtgagtgtgaaaTTGTATTAAAAACTTATgaatttttctattatttagattaagggtattttagtaatcatattaATTTTCATTACGATTCAGGTGAactagtaaacaacttatatgaattttgtttcctttttactCCGATTCCAAAACATTTAAGTAAATAGCTTTAACAGGAATCCGATTCTGACTCATCttcaatccaattcctcctcaattcaattcttcATCAATCCAATCCCTCTATTTTGATTACGGTTACGTAAACGCGCCATTAGTGTAAACACTAGAcactatcgtttgttaaaaaaatatatgtttttttttaaatcacatCCGAGATTTTTTTTATCCATAAAGTATAACCAATCATAAATACGACATAGTGGCATAAGTTTGAGATGATGTTTATTGTTAAAGGTTGCTAGAAGCTAAAGAATGTGTCGCCGCAACATGTTGAATGCAACAATTCGATATCTAAAACGGAAGGGACACTAACTTTTGGTTGACTTTAGATTTGTTTCTGACTTTTGATTTTGTGGGAGGGAGAGTGATGCATTTCCTCTTTCGTACCAACCATAGTTAGAATATAACTctcaaacaatatatatatagacacacacatatAAGGACAGATTCGTgacattatatttttttttttttacacatgtTTTTGTGCAGTTTACTTGTAATATATTTTAACAATCTGAATCGTATCTTTTAGACCATAATTCATTGATTATCCTTTCAAAAgattagacaaatccaaaacaaTTAAGATATTTATTTGTAGAGAACAAAATGGAAGAACATGATCCTACAAAGAAACCTGAAACTCTTAATTCAACGGTCATATGGTTTTAGATTTTATTAATCTTTGGTAGATATAATATTtgagaaaaaatttaaaagataAATGGTTTGAATCGTTAAAATTGTGTAGAAGAACGTTTATAAAAAATTGTGTAAAGAAAAACTGGTACCCTACGAATCAGTCCCATATATGAATGAGGATCCTTTacagattctctttgtgaggatcccgggAATCCTTCAATCGtatccgtttatcgtatatcgtgtgatcagtttttgttaggtactgtttatattcaattttaaatttaaaaaaattataataattttttactgcacgatatacgatgaacgaatactATTGAAGAATCTCtggaatcctcacaaaaagaatcTGGAGAGGATACTCATTCTCCATATGTATCTCGAAATAGTTTTAGTTACTGTACGTATGTTGatgaaatttgagaaataatcgTATTTAACCGTTTGGGTGAACGCTTTTAACAAGAAACTATGGAAGTGGACCTGGACCCTGTCTAATCTCAAGGATTTAGCTAATTAAATCTGCATATTAAAAGAAGAAATCTAGCATTTCTTCATCAAGCGGGTCACATCAGTCTGATCACATataattaaactaataattaatggTCAAGACTGAAGCTGCAGCCTGCTGCAGGCCTTCTCTGTAATTATCGATAGGGTGCAAGTTAAAGTCGGTAACGTCGACATTTACAATAGTTGGATAATTGTATTGCATGGAAGCTTCTATTGATGAATTTGATTTGTACGGCCATGCACATTGCACATGTGTGATAATATGCAACCTTTGGCAGTGTAAAGTTGGATCGGATTATATAAGATCTAATTTTATATCAAAGAGGAAGAAATGAGAATTCCTCTTATGTATAACGTCAATTCAGAAGTTGAGTTTGATCTTTacgctcttttctttttttagttacaaaaaaaagaaaactaatgaaaattacttgaaaactttgagttttaatgataaggacaaaataaagggtaaagtgaatagtaccagatttgactttttagtgtaaaaatgtggtttttcgttaaagtgaacagtaccgtgggcttttcgttaaaactccctacaaaaaatgaattttaaCACTAGATTTATAATCTATTTTTATCAATCACCCTACAAGTTACCCTCATCAATAGACTAACCTTAGTGGTTTATATATGCTCGTTTATTTATCATATATGCATGTCGTAATTTATATGTTCAAAGTGTATATTATGAAAGACGTACTAAATAACTTAATTAAGCGTTAGATACGTTATTatgaacaataataataataataatctaatGAAAACAAATCTTATATAAATTGAACAAAGCAATCTCCTAACGTATAATGGAGTGTATGTGTTGAGACTCATTGCAAGTTGCCTGCTAGTTCGTACCATATAATGCTTGGTTGTTAGTTAGAGATGTCACCACCAAGTACCAACCTATCAGCTAAGGACCAAGCGGAACTGATAAAGCACCTCTACACACTACATAAATCAAAGATAACCTCTGGAccataatacccccacactAGTTACAACCACCTCCATCTCCGCCTGCAATCCCCATTAAAGGaaaatttagggtttgtggACAAGCTCTGGGCCAAAATACCCTAACCTAGCCAGTTCGGTAGCTTCGCCAAAACTAgtactgatatatatatatatatatatatatacagccAAATCAACATCAGTACCCACACCTTCTGATTTTTATGGCTCTTGTTTTATGTGTGTTCTCTTCAAGGTGTTTTGAGTGTTGATTAGGTAGAGCTGGCAAGATGAACTCAACCCATTAATtaacactatatatatatatatatacatacagcCAAATCAACATCAGTGGCTCTTGTTTCATGTGTGTTATCTTCAAGGTGTTTTGAGTGTTGATTAGGTAGAGCTGGAAAGATGAACTCAACCCGTTAACACGATTCAATTCATTCATAAATTTTTAACTATCGGGTGACAGGGCCGGCCCAGGCCAAGTACGAGCTGGGCAACCGTCCGAGGCTCAAAAaaaggggcaccaaaattatcgaagtggtatatttatatatgtttttataagagtatagattttttaaatttggttaaatgacaaagaaatttaaGTAGAACTGGTGAGTTTTGttatttgaaattaatgaggagACCTTGGGTTCAAAACTTCATTTGTGTTTATTTACTTtccaatttttataaatttcttttcataagagtataaatttataaaatttggctaaataattaaaatatttgtCTATAAGCGGTGgtttaatttgtttaaaattaataatgagGTCTTGGGTTTGAAACACTACGTGTGTTTTTTAACTTCTAACTTTTACAAATTCTTTTCATAAgagtttaaatttataaaatttggctaaatgGTCAAGAGGTTTAATCAAAATcaatggtttttgttttttaaaattaatgaaaggtccaaagttcgaaatgctatgtgcatgtttattcttttcaatttttactcaTCATTTATCTACTTGTAATCCCAGGTTTCTTTGTTCCCTTCTcttgttttttaatttctaacttTTACAAATTCTTTTCATAAgagtttaaatttataaaatttggctaaatgGTCAAGAGGTTTAATCAAAagcaatggtttttttttttttaattaacgaAAGGTCCAgagttcgaaatgctatgtgcatgtttattcttttcaatttttactcattatctatctacttgtaatcCCAAGTTTTTTTGTTCCCTTCtcttaataaaattaatttgtttttctgtgtttctaaattattgagtttgaaatggttttctaagtataattttatcgaaGTCTTACTTGTGAAAACAAACAGTTTTCTTATATGAAGTTAGGGCACATTTTTTAGGCGTCGTCCCGGGCCTAAAAATATCTCACGACCGGCCTTGACGGGTGAAGGCTTAATTGTTTGAATTAATAATGGATGAACCCATTAGATAAGGAATGATTTTGAGTGAGCCCAGAAAACCCACAATCACCCATTAATTTCAAAGGCTACATCTTTTTTGAACTATAGCTCGATTGTAGAGCCAACACTGTCCTTCTcgtgggatttggatcctctcctgagctaatggagaggatcctcctgaccaatcatcttgggccgttggatttttatccaacggctacaaacaaggaAGTCCctataaagttttaataattatagccgttggataaaaatccaacagcCCAAGATgattggtcaggaggatcctctccattagctcaggagaggatccaaatcccttcTTGTGGATCCAAATGCACTAAACGAACCAGaattgaaaccctaattcaCAATTAACataaaagtataaaataaaaaaaaaaaattgctctgATTTTTGGAAAATTTGGTTCTAATCTAGTTCAAGCgcggaaaaaagaaagaaaaaaaatgatttaaatTTGGTTCTAACCTAAACCAACTGAACCTAATCATTTGCCAGCTCTacgattagggttttgtgtttgAGTTTTTGGGGCTTTGAAAATGGATTGCTGCTTGGGAGTTTTgcaatttagggttttgtttttgggtttggctGCTACGGTAGTCTCGCATTTGTGCATTTGTGGTTTCAGCCAGCGGTCCGATAGTTTCTGTCTATTAATGAAGTTGCCGTTTTAGAACCAAAAAATACCAACTGCAATTAGGCCTTCTTTTCTTGGAAAGGCCCAAGAGCTTATAAGCCTCCTTTTGCCTAAACTTATAGAATAAATCCCACTGCCTAATCAACAAtggttttgaatcttttgatcCATTAGTATAGATGTGGAAGCTAGTTCTCTTGCATCAAAACTCCTTGTGAGTAAAGAACTTAGAATACAAGAAATTTGAAGTGTCACTGGTGGCATATATTCTTCCCACACGCATAAAAGTGATTTGAAATCAATGAAGTGATTAAAATTGGGCAACGAAGTTTCAATGTTTTTGGGCAACGCAACAAAGTTCCAATGTTTGGTCTCCTTTCGAGATACGACATTAATTTCAATCCTTTTTTCAGATGTTGAAAGTGGAAGTGACACCAAATACATTAATATTACATACGCATCAATTAATATCTTCACTACATTGATAAGAAGATTCAACACTACTAATTAAGAGTTATTAACCTGGGGAACTACAATGCATTCACGCGTCTCCTTTCCATCTTGATTAATCTTGGTGGCCCTTAGTATTGCTTGTGTTACGACTCTCACATCCATCTGGTCTTTGTTTTCGCCATCATCTACAGCTGCAATGGCTTCCATGGAAAAATAATTGTTGCATGAAACTCTAGCCTGCGCAACATTAAGACCCATTTCTTCAAATGCCTCCAAAACCGAAACCAGAGTGTCCTTCGCTTTCTCGCACTTCACTCTCACAAGAAACCCTTCCTTAATCTTCTCTACCTTCACTTCCTGCTCATCCATGCACATATAAATATCCAccaaatgtgtgtgtgtgtatatatatatacatgtatgtatatcgtgtgtgtgtgtgtgtgtgagtgagagagagagagagagagagagagagagagagagagagagagagaccttggGGACTTGAAGATGTTTGATTAGGTTTATGTAATCTGTTTTGATAGCCATGAGATGCAAGTACTCTATTTGGACTGCTTCAAGCTTGAGTTTCAGCATATAAATGTGGAGTAGAGCATCCATGATAATGGAGCTCCTCTTGACCTTTAAACATAAAACATCCAACAAAAATACACAATGTTTAATAGGTTAGCTAGCGAGTAGTAGCATAAGAAAGTAAACCCTAATAGCTAGCCGTAAGAGATTAAAAGAACAGAGTATATGAAAACTTTTGTATTACGGATTTTGTCTTGGTAAGGCTCCTTAGAATTTGAAGCTTTCGGCGCAATGCTGCTCTCTTCCACATCCCGGAGACTATAGCTCTCATCAGctatgtttctttgttttgcctGTTTCTCTCCGTGTCTTTTACTAGCTAGTATTCATATTTGATGAGTTAATTTTGTAGCATGCATGGGATGGCTTTTATAGCTGCCAAGAGCAAGGAGAGCACTTTAATTGATTAGTGGGTGTGTCTTGgaattttgaatttccaaaCTATTCTCCTCTTGTTTTTATCTGAATAGGCAAAAGTACTGCAAATCTGTATGTCCATCAGAAGTTCTTAAAATGAATCAAATGGCATACCATTCGTTTTTTTACCGACATTAAATTATTCTACACTAAGTTTATCTAAGTTGCGACAATAGAGATGTGAACTTGATGTACAGGAGGAAGCACAATATTACCCTAGCCAACTTAACCAAGCATAAATCTACAAATCAAATGGTATATAGTTATATAAGACACCAAATTAAGTCCAAATCCAATGAAAAAGGTAAaagttctttttttccttttattattgatataaaataaatataatattaCTAAGTATTGTAAATATACAAAATCAATAGAGTGAATTCATTCTAGTCTTACATGAATGTCATCGACACTTGGGAGTTGTCACCCATTAATATTGTGTTAAACAGTCATGTTAGGCATGCTTTTTGACTTGACTTCTTAACACAATATTAATGGGTTGCTGGGATATTGGCGTTGTTGAGTATAGGAATTTCTTGTCTATATTGATAAACGATCAACGACCTATAAAGGACTCTAgtaattcaattttcaatttatgtTCAAGAAAAATGGATctaacttatttctttgctttagGTATTTgtaatttagcatctcaaatatTGAAAATCAGTACTATCTAAATGGGATAGGGTTGGGATCTAGTAATTGGTACATGCCAAGACATGAAGATTAAGACAACTTCTTCACTATTATTAAGATTGAAAGAGTTAAGAGGACCATAGAAAGCAGGTGGGGACTAAGCTAGCTAAGTTCAAGCTAAATAGCGATTTTAAGCCAAAAACACAAGAAGGAACGGGATTATGTACTTTTCCAGTTGGGAAATTTGCATTGGGATAGCTAGGTTTATGGAAAATGAGTCGGCAGAGATGGGGTTTGATCTGTCAGAACAAAGACACATGTGAGTACATCACAGACACTGAGCCAGTCAATAATCTGGAGGAAGAGGCATAAGACATGCATTAACGGTACTACGAATTCACGGGCCTCTCGTCTGGTATCGATTTGTCTCCCCTTGCCCTAATGTATTATACCACACTGTATGGCCATACCCTTAAAGCATATATTATTAGTGCTGGCAGATGCAGCTGGTTGGCTTTATTGCTTTACTACTGGCCGTAGCTCACATGCTCTGATACTACACATTCTGTTTTATTCCTTATCGTTCTTTCCCTTTAATAGGGGTCACCGAATTCCCTTCACAAATTAATGTAACTAGCTACTCAATCTAAACATGTGGGATACCTGCATTTTAGAGTACATATGAGCTAAGTTGTAAACtcaaatatttgaaatttgaaacctCAAATGCTAGAAtgctcaaatttatcaatacgTGTTGGTTTGCATTTGATTGTAAGTATTAAAATatgggtaatgctaggaagactaaatttctaaattaaattttgtaaactaaatgatgtggttgttgacgattggattattacttaagtgttattAATGTATAGGCAATCACTAACATTAAAATCTTAAGCTATCATAAAATGGCAAACAATGTATATCAAAATTACTTATGCATCCTACAACGTTTTAAGTTTAGTGCAAATTAATATAGaattaagaaacaaaaataattaaacttaGGATTACTTACAAAGAAAGCTCTGATATCAATGGCGGATCCAAGAAATAATATTAGGGGGGTCAATAACAATAGCGCGCGCAatgcttaaatttttttataccaaaaatagcatgcatatcgtcatttcatcgagtcttggtagacctaaaatcatttgaaaatgcaTACTACAGACATGTTAATGTATGCAAGGGGCAGCACCCAAGGTATTCATGGACATTCATCGGGTTTTGGTAGGCTTGAAGTCGGTTGGAAGGCAAGTATGAACTcaactctaatcttcaaaaggATAACACTCAAGGTATCCATAgacattcaccgaagttcgaggggtcagctgaccccccTTGCCCCTTAATGGATCCGCCAGTATCATATCAATTACACAACCACTAGCCCCAAAATTCAATCTATCAGAAGAATAACAAAATATATAACAAGGTTACAAATTCAAATTAACGAATTAGTATAATATAGTAACGATATTGTATGTAACGAATCAATATCTAGAAAGATGTTAGCTAGTTGCAAACAGTGGACGGTTAGCTCATTCTTGCATGCTAGTAAATTCCAgcatggggtgtgatatccacacattcctttttacttctcccacacctttttgattttcggtcgtcggatcggatggattgaagaagatcaacggatagaaattaacaagggatg carries:
- the LOC103446303 gene encoding uncharacterized protein, with product MRAIVSGMWKRAALRRKLQILRSLTKTKSVKRSSIIMDALLHIYMLKLKLEAVQIEYLHLMAIKTDYINLIKHLQVPKEVKVEKIKEGFLVRVKCEKAKDTLVSVLEAFEEMGLNVAQARVSCNNYFSMEAIAAVDDGENKDQMDVRVVTQAILRATKINQDGKETRECIVVPQVNNS